In the Wyeomyia smithii strain HCP4-BCI-WySm-NY-G18 chromosome 2, ASM2978416v1, whole genome shotgun sequence genome, one interval contains:
- the LOC129721649 gene encoding eukaryotic translation initiation factor 4 gamma 2, protein MYAQLCKRIEKELEVDIDKSKSNTFLQILLNVCRDKFENRVQYSEKIINSELALTDDLEEKKNVAKQKILGNVKFIGELYKLDMLGEPHLHKMLRSLFTNKSGATTEKNCEDMECLAQLIKTCGKNLDTELGKQLMDQYFDRMEQYSLSSKFPPRIRFLLRDLIELRKNNWTPRKVARVEGPAPIQELTNEDDLVLRPSFGMRGRDYRNQERGDQRDWISKFSLNPLNFNDSFNLLSASSPSSLIPPTYSSSQNGYSNRDHRDNGNGGGGGGGNYRMHNNRGGGQNQHGNYHGNGGNNNMRYNKHNSHHGGRDGRDGGGQNHHHQNSGGPNSHNSSYQNNRDGIMNSNKDLAPRFKRNLMTPQNPVEDLQMRPTSNTLLFKTQNMNLKTQLPISQTPSLQSSKSAYGSSQLGDFPSPLTTRTLLSEQRAAATGNSAFGANAGSNSGMSYNQPSLPTGNSYGTNSLGGSNVGVTNNVGSLGSSISASQQIAPRNLSPGMSNHQSAMSRGNTNNHQSQSSNPLTSGGIAVSTTTPINNILQKDQVIIKQASSEKAEKKGKKDKGPNKEEFMKKVTAFAAEVLLDNLKRQIDEERQQQSQDNKPIENGGAVQAVLVEVVDKTLNPDTVNEADLKEKSEDDKSSEKVDIGSETMKSEDADKQTTTTPTESLMETLVREFGELKVPEKFMRDSISKIVNEVLDKSDPFHEKIIEFLQRLRKQNKLSNGAMLESFKSLVNSMNEKEKTIPKITTIVASLLSRAVNAKLCKLSDISNYTDNGQHYPLFLLVLQQLHKQLGKQKLHEMFTQSKVNLMSSLPESDRTKDRMAEILEDRNLSFLYPLLRVQAELWKQIQADANPQQFYKWIKENVETTCYTDPGFITAVMTVLLKYITQESSKCADEKQSVEKEKEILKKYCPVLNAFLHGNNDLQLIAIYAMQVYWYSIDFPKGILLRWFREFYELSVIEEDAFLRYKEDVTDMYPGKGKALFQVNQWLTWLAEAEDEDEEDDE, encoded by the exons ATGTATGCACAGTTGTGCAAAAGAATCGAAAAGGAACTAGAAGTCGATATCGACAAAAGCAAATCCAATACCTTTCTGCAGATTCTGTTAAACGTTTGTCGCGATAAGTTTGAAAACCGTGTCCAGTATAGTGAGAAGATCATCAACTCAGAACTTGCTCTTACCGATGATTTGGAGGAAAAGAAAAATGTGGCCAAACAGAAGATACTGGGTAATGTTAAGTTCATCGGTGAACTGTATAAGCTCGACATGCTCGGCGAGCCACATCTGCACAAGATGTTACGCTCGCTCTTTACCAACAAGTCGGGCGCGACGACGGAGAAAAACTGCGAAGATATGGAATGCCTGGCACAGCTCATCAAGACGTGCGGAAAGAATCTGGATACAGAGCTGGGAAAACAGCTGATGGATCAGTACTTCGACCGGATGGAACAGTATTCCCTGTCGAGCAAATTTCCACCGCGTATCCGGTTTCTGCTGCGCGACCTGATCGAGCTGCGCAAAAACAACTGGACACCGAGAAAGGTGGCACGTGTGGAAGGACCGGCTCCAATTCAGGAGCTCACAAACGAGGATGACCTGGTGTTGCGACCGTCGTTCGGCATGCGCGGTCGCGACTATCGCAACCAGGAGCGCGGAGACCAGCGGGATTGGATTAGCAAGTTCTCGTTGAATCCACTGAATTTCAACGACAGCTTCAACCTGCTGAGCGCCTCTAGCCCGTCGTCATTGATACCACCAAC GTATTCATCTTCACAGAACGGTTACAGCAACCGGGATCACCGTGACAATGGTAACGGAGGTGGTGGTGGCGGAGGTAATTATCGCATGCACAATAACCGCGGTGGCGGTCAGAATCAACACGGCAACTATCATGGCAACGGTGGCAACAACAACATGCGCTACAACAAGCACAACAGCCATCACGGCGGCCGGGATGGTAGAGATGGCGGTGGCCAGAACCACCACCACCAGAACAGTGGTGGACCCAATTCGCACAATTCGTCCTACCAGAACAACCGGGATGGTATAATGAACAGCAACAAGGACCTAGCGCCACGGTTCAAGCGCAATCTGATGACTCCCCAGAATCCGGTGGAGGATTTGCAGATGCGGCCAACGTCAAACACTCTGCTATTCAAGACGCAGAACATGAACCTTAAGACGCAGCTGCCGATTTCGCAGACGCCGTCCTTACAATCAAGCAAGTCTGCATACGGTTCATCGCAGCTGGGTGATTTCCCGTCACCATTGACCACTCGTACACTTCTGAGCGAGCAACGAGCAGCCGCTACTGGCAATAGTGCTTTTGGGGCAAACGCCGGCAGCAACAGCGGCATGTCATACAATCAACCTTCATTGCCAACAGGCAATAGCTATGGAACAAATTCCCTAGGCGGTTCAAACGTAGGAGTTACTAACAATGTTGGTAGTCTTGGTAGTTCAATCTCGGCTAGTCAGCAAATTGCTCCTAGAAATTTAAGCCCTGGAATGTCCAATCATCAGAGTGCGATGAGTCGCGGCAACACAAACAATCATCAATCTCAATCTAGCAATCCACTGACATCCGGTGGTATTGCTGTCTCTACTACCACACCTATAAATAATATCCTTCAAAAGGATCAGGTCATTATCAAACAAGCCTCATCtgagaaagctgagaaaaaggGCAAAAAAGATAAGGGTCCAAACAAGGAAGAGTTTATGAAGAAGGTTACAGCATTTGCCGCCGAAGTGTTGCTGGACAACCTGAAGCGGCAAATCGATGAGGAACGGCAACAGCAAAGCCAGGATAATAAGCCGATAGAAAATGGTGGAGCTGTTCAAGCGGTGCTTGTTGAGGTTGTTGATAAAACTCTAAACCCGGATACCGTAAACGAGGCTGATCTCAAAGAGAAGTCAGAAGATGACAAATCTTCCGAGAAAGTCGACATCGGCTCAGAGACAATGAAATCCGAAGATGCAGATAAACAGACGACGACAACGCCGACCGAGTCTCTCATGGAAACGTTGGTACGCGAATTTGGTGAACTAAAAGTGCCGGAAAAGTTCATGCGTGACTCGATCAGCAAGATTGTGAACGAAGTGCTTGACAAATCGGACCCATTCCACGAAAAAATCATTGAGTTTTTGCAGCGATTGCGCAAACAGAACAAACTTTCCAACGGAGCTATGCTAGAATCGTTCAAATCGTTAGTTAACTCAATGAATGAAAAAGAGAAAACCATCCCGAAAATTACCACCATTGTAGCATCGCTGCTATCGCGGGCCGTTAACGCGAAGCTGTGCAAACTTTCTGACATTTCTAACTACACAGACAATGGTCAGCACTATCCGTTGTTTTTGCTGGTGCTACAGCAGCTCCACAAGCAGCTAGGCAAGCAAAAATTGCATGAAATGTTCACTCAAAGCAAGGTTAACTTGATGAGCAGTCTTCCGGAGAGTGACCGCACCAAAGACCGGATGGCTGAAATCCTAGAAGATCGCAACTTGAGTTTCCTGTATCCACTGCTACGGGTACAGGCGGAACTGTGGAAGCAAATTCAGGCCGATGCTAACCCGCAGCAATTCTACAAATGGATCAAGGAGAACGTTGAAACCACCTGTTACACGGATCCGGGTTTCATTACCGCGGTCATGACGGTTCTTCTGAAGTATATTACGCAG GAATCATCCAAATGTGCGGATGAGAAACAATCGGTCGAAAAGGAGAAAGAGATCCTAAAGAAGTACTGCCCGGTGTTGAACGCATTCCTACACGGAAACAACGACCTGCAGCTAATAGCAATTTATGCCATGCAGGTGTATTGGTACAGCATCGATTTCCCGAAAG GTATCCTGCTACGTTGGTTCCGCGAGTTCTACGAACTGAGTGTCATCGAGGAGGATGCCTTCTTGCGCTACAAGGAAGACGTCACCGATATGTATCCAGGCAAGGGTAAGGCCTTGTTCCAGGTGAATCAGTGGCTCACATGGCTAGCGGAGGCCGAAGATGAGGACGAGGAGGATGATGAGTAA